In one Maniola jurtina chromosome 13, ilManJurt1.1, whole genome shotgun sequence genomic region, the following are encoded:
- the LOC123871303 gene encoding clavesin-1-like isoform X1, translating into MSPMGMKPIQLEDEYSKKTGITPEDIAKLRLWLKTQPHLPEEHITDLDLILAFHCCNRSPELAKQVLDLNLTLRTLFTNYFENRKVDDQIERVFNDILLTVLPLRTSEGYAMLYTHLTNYDPKQFNFGLAIRAVLMTLDLCQSQDGTWPGLLIIVDFEGVTLGHLARLDLQNIQQFLYYVQEAILVRLKGMHFLNAPSFIDKVLLMMKPFLKKQLMDVLHIHTTGSTTVEKFVPIEALPKETGGKYKSYREIQDDVLENMRENKDFFKNESKKRVTEALRPGKPKTITDIFGGVEGSFKKLEID; encoded by the exons ATGTCACCGATGGGAATGAAACCCATTCAGTTGGAGGACGAATACAGCAAGAAGACAGGAATTACTCCGGAAGACATCGCGAAACTACGGCTGTGGTTGAAAACACAACCACATTTGCCAGAAGAGCATATCACAG atCTGGATCTGATATTAGCGTTTCATTGTTGCAATCGTAGTCCAGAACTCGCAAAACAAGTGCTGGACCTAAATTTGACCCTTCGCACACTCTTTACTAATTACTTTGAGAACAGAAAAGTTGACGATCAAATTGAACGTGTTTTTAATGATAT CCTACTGACTGTCCTACCTTTGCGGACGAGTGAAGGCTACGCTATGTTATATACTCATCTAACTAACTACGACCCAAAGCAATTTAATTTTGGACTAGCTATAAG GGCGGTGCTCATGACTCTAGACCTATGTCAATCACAGGATGGTACCTGGCCTGGGCTTCTGATCATCGTGGATTTTGAAGGCGTGACTTTAGGCCATTTAGCCAGGTTAGACTTGCAGAACATACAGCAATTTCTATATTATGTTCAG GAAGCAATCTTAGTAAGGCTCAAGGGAATGCACTTTCTAAATGCGCCGTCTTTCATCGATAAGGTGCTTCTAATGATGAAGCCTTTCCTGAAGAAGCAACTAATGGACGTCCTACACATCCACACCACCGGCTCTACTACTGTAGAAAAGTTTGTGCCCATTGAAGCACTTCCTAAGGAAACTGGAGGAAAATATAAAAGCTACCGAGAAATTCAAG atgatgttttggaaaatatgAGGGAAAACAAGGATTTCTTCAAGAATGAGAGCAAAAAACGTGTGACTGAAGCCCTGAGGCCCGGCAAGCCGAAGACGATAACGGATATCTTTGGTGGTGTTGAAGGTTCTTTCAAGAAGCTAGAAATCGATTGA
- the LOC123871303 gene encoding alpha-tocopherol transfer protein-like isoform X2 gives MSPMGMKPIQLEDEYSKKTGITPEDIAKLRLWLKTQPHLPEEHITDLDLILAFHCCNRSPELAKQVLDLNLTLRTLFTNYFENRKVDDQIERVFNDMAVLMTLDLCQSQDGTWPGLLIIVDFEGVTLGHLARLDLQNIQQFLYYVQEAILVRLKGMHFLNAPSFIDKVLLMMKPFLKKQLMDVLHIHTTGSTTVEKFVPIEALPKETGGKYKSYREIQDDVLENMRENKDFFKNESKKRVTEALRPGKPKTITDIFGGVEGSFKKLEID, from the exons ATGTCACCGATGGGAATGAAACCCATTCAGTTGGAGGACGAATACAGCAAGAAGACAGGAATTACTCCGGAAGACATCGCGAAACTACGGCTGTGGTTGAAAACACAACCACATTTGCCAGAAGAGCATATCACAG atCTGGATCTGATATTAGCGTTTCATTGTTGCAATCGTAGTCCAGAACTCGCAAAACAAGTGCTGGACCTAAATTTGACCCTTCGCACACTCTTTACTAATTACTTTGAGAACAGAAAAGTTGACGATCAAATTGAACGTGTTTTTAATGATAT GGCGGTGCTCATGACTCTAGACCTATGTCAATCACAGGATGGTACCTGGCCTGGGCTTCTGATCATCGTGGATTTTGAAGGCGTGACTTTAGGCCATTTAGCCAGGTTAGACTTGCAGAACATACAGCAATTTCTATATTATGTTCAG GAAGCAATCTTAGTAAGGCTCAAGGGAATGCACTTTCTAAATGCGCCGTCTTTCATCGATAAGGTGCTTCTAATGATGAAGCCTTTCCTGAAGAAGCAACTAATGGACGTCCTACACATCCACACCACCGGCTCTACTACTGTAGAAAAGTTTGTGCCCATTGAAGCACTTCCTAAGGAAACTGGAGGAAAATATAAAAGCTACCGAGAAATTCAAG atgatgttttggaaaatatgAGGGAAAACAAGGATTTCTTCAAGAATGAGAGCAAAAAACGTGTGACTGAAGCCCTGAGGCCCGGCAAGCCGAAGACGATAACGGATATCTTTGGTGGTGTTGAAGGTTCTTTCAAGAAGCTAGAAATCGATTGA
- the LOC123871279 gene encoding nuclear pore complex protein Nup88 isoform X1 — translation MDCRLYETKLARHKIFKDIKESLHVSDAKLRNLFEFKDDVLYVWNSDENCLYSVNLKRLEEQDTETPYQKLHLLTPPAFSVEHVISSECGSRLCIWGSRGVTVAVLPTRWGRGGLFDSGSQTVLCKSFSLDEKFLYLQGEIHRVHWHPKSLSHVLVLVSDNTMRLYNIGLKSGPKLVKVFSMGPKPAGALGRTVLESFGDAAVDFTPTPDSEHLLILSGNGDVYMMPCDLDNKSPLKTKLKGPLAMYPPADDNYGSESCAITALGGVDIPTLVVIASASAVLYHCLLLPNATEVDDDSHALYVVESVELNITMGDEQTALQYVCSVHLYPVGRNTYACAHSGGVHTVTLPVLERLADYVAADEGDTESILQAICTKPSSARYLLRTSGESSRVVGLAVTPAPLRTLLILLSSGDLITRTLEPCNLEDQLYKELQLKNPTLEQDDINAILKEKQKLPFISMIKEVLERQASQPILKLDKKEEPSPKECLELLTQATVKLRNEYILRQQRALEVTTRKIAALSALGAQHRDWLADLKKEIENVHHQSTVLKQKRALVEKRQEDMKYRCSAVVRNLRAGGSTGEERRLLAELLQHQRRAVALGDQIRLLKELKEQQQDELRRWREEYKKKQTVLGKSHSDTIWSILQQQTSQISSLIEETKLLKDQLGVV, via the exons ATGGATTGTCGGCTTTATGAAACTAAATTAGCGcgacataaaatatttaaagatattaaAGAAAGTTTGCATGTGTCCGATGCAAAATTGCGTAATTTATTCGAGTTTAAAGACGATGTTTTGTACGTCTGGAACTCTGATGAAAACTGCTTATATAGTGTTAATTTGAAGCGGCTAGAGGAACAGGATACAGAAACACCTTACCAG AAACTTCACCTGCTAACTCCACCTGCATTCTCAGTTGAGCATGTGATCAGCAGTGAATGTGGCAGTAGACTTTGTATATGGGGCTCCAGGGGAGTAACCGTGGCAGTGCTGCCAACACGATGGGGACGCGGTGGACTCTTCGACTCTGGCAGTCAAACAGTCTTgtgcaa GAGCTTCTCCTTAGACGAAAAGTTCCTGTACCTGCAAGGAGAGATACACCGCGTGCACTGGCATCCCAAGTCCCTTTCACATGTGCTGGTGCTGGTGTCTGATAACACCATGAG GCTCTACAATATAGGCCTGAAGTCTGGCCCGAAGTTAGTGAAAGTGTTCAGTATGGGACCGAAACCAGCCGGCGCGTTAGGACGAACCGTTCTCGAAAGTTTTGGCGATGCAGCCGTGGACTTCACACCTACCCCTGACTCGGAACATCTGCTGATATTGAGCGGCAATGGAGATGTGTATATGATGCCGTGTGATTTAGACAATAAGAG TccattaaaaacaaaactaaaggGACCTCTAGCGATGTACCCACCAGCCGACGATAACTATGGGTCAGAGTCCTGTGCCATAACAGCTTTGGGTGGAGTTGATATACCTACACTAGTGGTCATCGCCAGTGCTTCAGCTGTGCTGTACCATTGCTTGCTACTGCCCAAT GCTACAGAAGTAGACGACGATAGCCACGCTCTATACGTAGTGGAATCTGTAGAGCTGAACATCACAATGGGAGATGAACAGACGGCGCTGCAATATGTGTGCTCAGTGCATTTGTATCCA GTGGGTCGCAACACGTACGCATGCGCGCACTCGGGCGGCGTGCACACGGTCACGCTGCCCGTCCTCGAGCGCTTGGCCGACTACGTCGCGGCGGACGAAG GTGACACAGAGTCAATCCTTCAAGCGATCTGTACTAAGCCCAGCTCTGCCCGGTACCTCTTGCGCACGAGCGGGGAATCCAGCCGGGTTGTGGGCCTCGCGGTCACACCGGCGCCGCTGCGGACACTCCTCATACTATTATCTTCGGGAGATTTAATTACAAG gACACTGGAACCCTGCAATTTGGAAGATCAGCTTTACAAGGAACTGCAACTCAAAAATCCCACGTTAGAGCAAGATGACATCAACGCTATACTCAAAGAG aaaCAAAAGTTACCATTCATATCGATGATAAAGGAAGTGTTGGAAAGACAAGCATCACAGCCCATACTCAAGTTAGACAAGAAAGAGGAACCCAGCCCTAAGGAATGCTTAGAG TTACTGACGCAAGCGACGGTCAAACTCCGCAATGAATACATTCTGCGTCAACAGCGCGCCTTGGAAGTGACCACCAGGAAGATCGCGGCGCTCTCCGCCCTCGGCGCGCAGCATCGCGACTGGCTTGCCGACTTGAAG aaagaaATTGAAAACGTGCACCATCAATCGACGGTACTGAAGCAAAAGCGGGCCTTGGTTGAAAAACGCCAGGAAGATATGAAATACAG ATGTTCGGCGGTAGTGAGGAACTTGCGAGCGGGCGGCAGTACCGGCGAGGAGAGGCGGCTGCTGGCCGAGCTGTTGCAGCATCAGCGGCGCGCCGTGGCCCTCGGCGACCAGATACGTCTGCTCAAGGAACTGAAAGAGCAGCAGCAGGACGAG TTGAGGCGGTGGCGAGAAGAGTACAAGAAGAAACAAACAGTACTCGGCAAGTCTCACAGCGACACGATATGGTCCATCCTGCAGCAACA AACCAGCCAGATATCATCTCTTATCGAAGAAACCAAATTACTAAAGGATCAACTAGGggtagtataa
- the LOC123871279 gene encoding nucleoporin 88 isoform X2, translated as MDCRLYETKLARHKIFKDIKESLHVSDAKLRNLFEFKDDVLYVWNSDENCLYSVNLKRLEEQDTETPYQKLHLLTPPAFSVEHVISSECGSRLCIWGSRGVTVAVLPTRWGRGGLFDSGSQTVLCKSFSLDEKFLYLQGEIHRVHWHPKSLSHVLVLVSDNTMRLYNIGLKSGPKLVKVFSMGPKPAGALGRTVLESFGDAAVDFTPTPDSEHLLILSGNGDVYMMPCDLDNKSPLKTKLKGPLAMYPPADDNYGSESCAITALGGVDIPTLVVIASASAVLYHCLLLPNATEVDDDSHALYVVESVELNITMGDEQTALQYVCSVHLYPVGRNTYACAHSGGVHTVTLPVLERLADYVAADEGDTESILQAICTKPSSARYLLRTSGESSRVVGLAVTPAPLRTLLILLSSGDLITRTLEPCNLEDQLYKELQLKNPTLEQDDINAILKEKQKLPFISMIKEVLERQASQPILKLDKKEEPSPKECLELLMQATVKLRSEYILRQQRALEVSTRKIAALSALGAQHRDWLADLKVTYVLVTDASDGQAPQ; from the exons ATGGATTGTCGGCTTTATGAAACTAAATTAGCGcgacataaaatatttaaagatattaaAGAAAGTTTGCATGTGTCCGATGCAAAATTGCGTAATTTATTCGAGTTTAAAGACGATGTTTTGTACGTCTGGAACTCTGATGAAAACTGCTTATATAGTGTTAATTTGAAGCGGCTAGAGGAACAGGATACAGAAACACCTTACCAG AAACTTCACCTGCTAACTCCACCTGCATTCTCAGTTGAGCATGTGATCAGCAGTGAATGTGGCAGTAGACTTTGTATATGGGGCTCCAGGGGAGTAACCGTGGCAGTGCTGCCAACACGATGGGGACGCGGTGGACTCTTCGACTCTGGCAGTCAAACAGTCTTgtgcaa GAGCTTCTCCTTAGACGAAAAGTTCCTGTACCTGCAAGGAGAGATACACCGCGTGCACTGGCATCCCAAGTCCCTTTCACATGTGCTGGTGCTGGTGTCTGATAACACCATGAG GCTCTACAATATAGGCCTGAAGTCTGGCCCGAAGTTAGTGAAAGTGTTCAGTATGGGACCGAAACCAGCCGGCGCGTTAGGACGAACCGTTCTCGAAAGTTTTGGCGATGCAGCCGTGGACTTCACACCTACCCCTGACTCGGAACATCTGCTGATATTGAGCGGCAATGGAGATGTGTATATGATGCCGTGTGATTTAGACAATAAGAG TccattaaaaacaaaactaaaggGACCTCTAGCGATGTACCCACCAGCCGACGATAACTATGGGTCAGAGTCCTGTGCCATAACAGCTTTGGGTGGAGTTGATATACCTACACTAGTGGTCATCGCCAGTGCTTCAGCTGTGCTGTACCATTGCTTGCTACTGCCCAAT GCTACAGAAGTAGACGACGATAGCCACGCTCTATACGTAGTGGAATCTGTAGAGCTGAACATCACAATGGGAGATGAACAGACGGCGCTGCAATATGTGTGCTCAGTGCATTTGTATCCA GTGGGTCGCAACACGTACGCATGCGCGCACTCGGGCGGCGTGCACACGGTCACGCTGCCCGTCCTCGAGCGCTTGGCCGACTACGTCGCGGCGGACGAAG GTGACACAGAGTCAATCCTTCAAGCGATCTGTACTAAGCCCAGCTCTGCCCGGTACCTCTTGCGCACGAGCGGGGAATCCAGCCGGGTTGTGGGCCTCGCGGTCACACCGGCGCCGCTGCGGACACTCCTCATACTATTATCTTCGGGAGATTTAATTACAAG gACACTGGAACCCTGCAATTTGGAAGATCAGCTTTACAAGGAACTGCAACTCAAAAATCCCACGTTAGAGCAAGATGACATCAACGCTATACTCAAAGAG aaaCAAAAGTTACCATTCATATCGATGATAAAGGAAGTGTTGGAAAGACAAGCATCACAGCCCATACTCAAGTTAGACAAGAAAGAGGAACCCAGCCCTAAGGAATGCTTAGAG TTACTGATGCAAGCGACGGTCAAGCTCCGCAGTGAATACATACTGCGTCAACAGCGCGCCTTGGAAGTGAGCACCAGGAAGATCGCGGCGCTCTCCGCCCTCGGCGCGCAGCATCGCGACTGGCTTGCCGACTTGAAGGTAACATATGTACTAGTTACTGATGCAAGCGACGGTCAAGCTCCGCAGTGA